In the Mycolicibacterium thermoresistibile genome, one interval contains:
- the mtf2 gene encoding fatty-acid O-methyltransferase Mtf2, whose product MPLRNRVRESRDQVFRKLNEKLTQHGQKFIYSYASRRLDDDDVVFLNYGYEEDPPMGLPLSETDEPNRYSIQLYHRTAGQADLTGKRVLEVGCGHGGGASYLMRTLGPMSYVGLDLNPAGIEFCRKKHRLPGLEFVVGDAQDLPFGAESFDAVINIESSHLYPRFSRFLSEVARVLRPGGHFLYADARQPHEFAEWEAALAAAPLDMVSARVINAEVVRGMEQILPVWEDVIERVAPAFLRRRVREFAPARRAWEELRTEGSTEYRMYCFTKPPEHADIP is encoded by the coding sequence ATGCCTCTGCGGAATCGTGTGCGGGAATCTCGCGACCAGGTCTTCCGGAAGCTGAATGAAAAGCTAACCCAACACGGTCAGAAGTTCATCTACTCGTACGCCAGCCGCAGACTCGACGACGACGATGTGGTCTTCCTGAACTACGGCTACGAGGAGGACCCCCCGATGGGCCTGCCGTTGTCGGAAACCGACGAACCGAACCGGTATTCGATCCAGCTGTATCACCGCACCGCCGGCCAGGCGGACCTCACCGGCAAGCGGGTGTTGGAAGTGGGGTGTGGCCACGGCGGGGGTGCCTCGTATCTGATGCGAACCCTGGGGCCGATGTCCTACGTCGGGTTGGACCTGAATCCGGCCGGTATCGAGTTCTGCCGGAAGAAGCACCGCCTGCCGGGGCTGGAGTTCGTGGTGGGCGATGCGCAGGACCTGCCCTTCGGCGCCGAGTCGTTCGACGCCGTGATCAACATCGAATCCTCGCACCTGTATCCACGCTTCTCGCGCTTTTTGTCCGAGGTCGCACGGGTGCTCCGGCCGGGTGGACATTTCCTGTACGCCGACGCCCGCCAACCGCACGAATTCGCCGAGTGGGAGGCGGCGCTGGCCGCCGCGCCGCTGGACATGGTGTCCGCGCGGGTGATCAATGCCGAGGTCGTGCGCGGAATGGAACAGATCCTCCCGGTGTGGGAGGACGTGATCGAACGGGTCGCACCGGCATTCCTGCGCCGTCGGGTGCGTGAGTTCGCACCGGCCCGGCGCGCCTGGGAGGAGCTGCGCACCGAGGGGTCGACCGAGTACCGGATGTACTGCTTCACCAAACCGCCGGAACACGCTGACATCCCCTGA
- a CDS encoding MbtH family protein codes for MSTNPFDDENGRFLVLVNDEEQHSLWPTFADVPAGWRVVFGEADRSACLEYIEQNWTDIRPKSLRDRLAQGSSH; via the coding sequence GTGAGCACCAACCCGTTTGATGACGAAAACGGCCGCTTCCTCGTCCTGGTGAACGACGAGGAGCAACACAGCCTGTGGCCGACGTTTGCCGATGTGCCGGCCGGCTGGCGGGTGGTCTTCGGGGAAGCGGACCGGTCTGCATGCCTGGAGTACATCGAGCAAAACTGGACCGACATCCGGCCCAAGAGCCTGCGCGACAGGTTGGCGCAGGGAAGCAGTCATTAG